From a region of the Actinomadura luzonensis genome:
- a CDS encoding extracellular solute-binding protein has product MSASRRRRLLAGVLTLTAALTASACSGGGEAAQSDPNTITFMAKLFGTAPEPTGELQQAIEKFLGKKIKVTWVPNAEYTEKMNVTLASDSIPQVVVVDPKMPAFVKAAQAGAFWDLTDKLDKYPNLKPTDAQTALNASVNGKTYGLYRMRPLLRSAIIIRKDWLEKVGLKEPTTVDEFYEVAKAFTEKDPDGNGKKDTYGLIIPKWPSSSYASASPYDVVETWFGAPNGWGERDGKVVPGFDTPEFIEANKFLKKMVDEGLINPDFATLDTAKWNEPFFHGRGGMIIDVNIRSRQVLDLFRENGDKDYGDKVTMVGNLARSDGKKFSYPFTGYADSLAISKQSVRTEAELDNVLKTLDKLATKEGQVLLQNGIEGRNFKVDNGDTATLINVDDPAVRTVQDNVDDAFTQLSTKGTMDIGGIAYQRIPPFQPYRDIIDKQKKLVEEDLKTAVHNVALPVVAPTQVEKGPQIDKIIGDARVKFLSGAIDEAGLKAEIQKWHDGGGTQIITEVNDLLAKLPK; this is encoded by the coding sequence ATGAGCGCATCCCGCCGCCGCCGGCTCCTCGCCGGGGTGTTAACGCTGACGGCTGCTCTCACCGCCTCGGCCTGCTCCGGTGGCGGCGAAGCGGCCCAGTCCGACCCGAACACGATCACCTTCATGGCGAAGCTGTTCGGCACGGCGCCCGAGCCGACCGGCGAGCTCCAGCAGGCGATCGAGAAGTTCCTCGGCAAGAAGATCAAGGTCACCTGGGTCCCGAACGCCGAGTACACCGAGAAGATGAACGTCACGCTGGCCTCGGACAGCATCCCGCAGGTCGTGGTCGTCGACCCGAAGATGCCGGCGTTCGTGAAGGCCGCGCAGGCCGGGGCGTTCTGGGACCTGACCGACAAGCTGGACAAGTACCCGAACCTCAAGCCGACGGACGCGCAGACGGCGCTCAACGCCTCCGTCAACGGCAAGACCTACGGCCTCTACCGGATGCGCCCCCTGCTGCGCTCGGCGATCATCATCCGCAAGGACTGGCTGGAGAAGGTCGGGCTCAAGGAGCCGACGACCGTCGACGAGTTCTACGAGGTGGCCAAGGCCTTCACCGAGAAGGACCCGGACGGCAACGGCAAGAAGGACACCTACGGCCTCATCATCCCGAAGTGGCCGTCCAGCTCCTACGCGAGCGCCAGCCCGTACGACGTGGTCGAGACCTGGTTCGGCGCCCCCAACGGCTGGGGCGAGCGTGACGGCAAGGTCGTGCCCGGGTTCGACACGCCGGAGTTCATCGAGGCCAACAAGTTCCTCAAGAAGATGGTCGACGAGGGCCTGATCAACCCCGACTTCGCCACGCTCGACACCGCCAAGTGGAACGAGCCGTTCTTCCACGGCCGCGGCGGCATGATCATCGACGTCAACATCCGCTCCCGCCAGGTCCTCGACCTGTTCAGGGAGAACGGCGACAAGGACTACGGCGACAAGGTCACCATGGTCGGGAACCTGGCGCGCTCCGACGGCAAGAAGTTCTCCTACCCCTTCACCGGCTACGCCGACTCGCTGGCGATCTCCAAGCAGAGCGTGCGCACCGAGGCCGAGCTGGACAACGTCCTGAAGACGCTGGACAAGCTGGCGACCAAGGAGGGCCAGGTCCTGCTGCAGAACGGCATCGAGGGCCGCAACTTCAAGGTCGACAACGGCGACACCGCCACGCTGATCAACGTGGACGACCCGGCCGTGCGGACCGTCCAGGACAACGTGGACGACGCGTTCACCCAGCTCAGCACCAAGGGCACGATGGACATCGGCGGCATCGCCTACCAGCGCATCCCGCCGTTCCAGCCCTACCGGGACATCATCGACAAGCAGAAGAAGCTGGTGGAGGAGGACCTCAAGACGGCGGTGCACAACGTCGCGCTGCCCGTCGTGGCCCCCACGCAGGTCGAGAAGGGCCCGCAGATCGACAAGATCATCGGTGACGCGCGGGTCAAGTTCCTCTCGGGCGCGATCGACGAGGCCGGCCTGAAGGCCGAGATCCAGAAGTGGCACGACGGCGGCGGCACCCAGATCATCACCGAGGTCAACGACCTGCTCGCCAAGCTCCCCAAGTAG
- a CDS encoding YesL family protein, with amino-acid sequence MNHPAMSLRIQAACSEVIWAARLNLVWLVFTLAGGVILGLGPATVAAYTLARRHARNETFQVWTEFWAVYRREFVRASLLVLPAALAAVVLVGDYLYFSALGPDMGAPRIASLVALILLAGVGAHVGPLYAHYDLPLRAYWPKAAQLALLRPASSVILLLALAAIAYATSVAPVLAPLISFGAWIHLNTWLCQRFFQENEARLLSKGNS; translated from the coding sequence ATGAACCACCCCGCCATGTCCCTCAGAATTCAAGCTGCCTGCTCAGAGGTCATCTGGGCGGCTCGCCTGAATCTGGTCTGGCTCGTCTTCACCCTCGCAGGAGGCGTGATCCTCGGGCTCGGGCCGGCCACCGTCGCCGCCTACACCCTGGCGCGAAGGCATGCCCGTAATGAAACGTTTCAGGTCTGGACCGAATTCTGGGCCGTCTACCGACGGGAGTTCGTCCGGGCCTCGTTGCTGGTCCTGCCGGCGGCGCTGGCCGCCGTCGTGCTGGTCGGCGACTACCTCTACTTCTCCGCCCTGGGGCCGGACATGGGAGCGCCGCGGATCGCGAGCCTCGTGGCCCTGATCCTGCTGGCGGGCGTGGGGGCTCACGTAGGGCCGCTCTACGCGCACTACGACCTGCCGCTGCGGGCCTACTGGCCCAAGGCGGCGCAGCTTGCGCTGCTGCGTCCGGCGTCGTCCGTGATCCTGCTGCTAGCGCTCGCGGCCATCGCCTACGCGACCTCCGTGGCGCCCGTCCTGGCGCCGCTGATCAGCTTCGGCGCGTGGATCCATCTCAACACGTGGCTCTGCCAGCGCTTCTTCCAGGAGAACGAGGCGCGCCTGCTTTCGAAAGGGAACTCATGA
- a CDS encoding DUF1961 family protein → MATEIYRNPLSTPADLTGFRMEGDGVTSFPQGRLRLESRRPPADGQAANVVLWCPEEFPAGVRIEWDFWPLREPGLAILFFHARGRRGEDLFDPALAPRTGPYDQYHHGDLDAYHVSYFRRRWEQERALHTCNLRKSHGFHLVAQGPDPLPGVLDARGPYALRLDVRDGEVTFAINDLVSFRWRDDGSIGGPALAGGKIGFRQMAPLIGEYGNLRVSRH, encoded by the coding sequence ATGGCGACCGAGATCTACCGCAACCCCCTCTCCACCCCCGCCGACCTGACCGGTTTCCGCATGGAGGGCGACGGCGTGACGTCCTTCCCGCAGGGCAGGCTGCGCCTGGAGAGCCGCCGCCCGCCCGCCGACGGCCAGGCGGCCAACGTGGTGCTGTGGTGCCCCGAGGAGTTCCCCGCCGGCGTCCGGATCGAGTGGGACTTCTGGCCGTTGCGCGAGCCGGGCCTGGCCATCCTGTTCTTCCACGCCCGCGGCCGCCGCGGCGAGGACCTGTTCGACCCCGCCCTGGCCCCCCGCACCGGCCCTTACGACCAGTACCACCACGGCGACCTCGACGCCTACCACGTCTCCTACTTCCGCCGCCGGTGGGAGCAGGAGCGCGCCCTCCACACCTGCAACCTGCGCAAGAGCCACGGCTTCCACCTGGTCGCCCAGGGCCCGGACCCGCTGCCGGGCGTGCTGGACGCCCGCGGCCCGTACGCGCTCCGCCTCGACGTCAGGGACGGCGAGGTCACCTTCGCAATCAACGATTTGGTCTCGTTCCGCTGGCGGGACGACGGCTCGATCGGGGGTCCGGCCCTGGCAGGAGGCAAGATCGGCTTCCGTCAGATGGCGCCGCTCATCGGCGAGTACGGAAATCTGCGGGTTTCTCGTCATTGA
- a CDS encoding LacI family DNA-binding transcriptional regulator produces the protein MATRNIKEVAQLARVSVGTVSNVLNRPEIVSPATRERVFEAIKKLGFVRNEVARHLRVGRSRTVGLVVLDVANPFFVDVAQGAESVAEEHDTMVVLCNSAGDPGRERRHLDQLEQQRVMGILITPVEMETPWLEELVARGTPVVLVDSPATGLQCSVAVDDRLGGQLAGAHLVERGHRRVLFAGGPPAVKQVADRHAGLAAAVAATGGAVELVTCAAPALTVAGGRAIGERIAALPPGERPTAAFCANDMMALGFLQAMAAHGLRVPEDLAIIGYDDIDFAAAAAVPLSSVRQPRELLGRTAIDLLLEEVAEPEQHRHRQVIFQPDLVIRESSSLDRTR, from the coding sequence ATGGCGACCAGGAACATCAAGGAGGTCGCGCAGCTGGCGCGCGTCTCCGTGGGCACCGTGAGCAACGTGCTCAACCGCCCGGAGATCGTGTCGCCGGCCACCCGCGAACGCGTCTTCGAAGCGATCAAGAAACTCGGGTTCGTCCGCAACGAGGTGGCCCGCCACCTGCGGGTGGGCCGCAGCAGGACGGTCGGGCTCGTCGTGCTCGACGTGGCCAACCCCTTCTTCGTGGACGTGGCCCAGGGCGCCGAGTCGGTCGCCGAGGAGCACGACACGATGGTGGTGCTGTGCAACAGCGCCGGCGACCCCGGCCGCGAGCGCCGCCACCTCGACCAGCTCGAACAGCAGCGCGTCATGGGCATACTGATCACCCCGGTCGAGATGGAGACCCCCTGGCTGGAGGAGCTGGTCGCGCGCGGCACGCCGGTGGTGCTGGTCGACAGCCCGGCCACCGGCCTGCAGTGCTCGGTGGCGGTCGACGACCGGCTCGGCGGCCAGCTCGCCGGGGCCCACCTCGTCGAACGCGGGCACCGGCGCGTGCTGTTCGCCGGCGGGCCGCCCGCCGTCAAACAGGTCGCCGACCGGCACGCGGGCCTCGCGGCGGCCGTCGCCGCCACCGGCGGGGCCGTCGAGCTGGTCACCTGCGCCGCGCCCGCGCTCACCGTCGCAGGGGGGCGGGCCATCGGCGAACGGATCGCGGCGCTGCCGCCCGGCGAACGGCCCACGGCGGCGTTCTGCGCCAACGACATGATGGCGCTGGGCTTCTTACAGGCGATGGCCGCGCACGGGCTGCGCGTGCCCGAGGACCTGGCCATCATCGGCTACGACGACATCGACTTCGCGGCGGCGGCCGCGGTGCCGCTGTCGTCGGTGCGGCAGCCGCGCGAACTGCTCGGCCGGACCGCCATCGACCTGCTGCTGGAGGAGGTCGCCGAGCCCGAGCAGCACCGGCACCGGCAGGTCATCTTCCAGCCCGACCTGGTGATCCGCGAATCCAGCTCCCTCGACCGCACCCGCTGA
- a CDS encoding TetR/AcrR family transcriptional regulator has translation MRADARRNLARIVEAAAEVMAERGPGAPMEAIARRAGVGVGTLYRRFPDRHALLAAVGDHYVHAMTAALDRIAGETATAWDTIAAFVAWAAEPGRATLASALAELPEEAYTERPGFAGARAAWAERLGALVGRAQKEGAMRPDVGVADLVHLLNVFTCHPDRLPAPVAADPRRYLRLMLDGMKATGATMPL, from the coding sequence GTGCGCGCGGACGCGAGGCGGAACCTCGCCAGGATCGTCGAGGCGGCGGCCGAGGTCATGGCCGAGCGCGGCCCCGGCGCGCCCATGGAGGCGATCGCCCGGCGCGCCGGGGTGGGCGTCGGCACCCTCTACCGCCGCTTCCCCGACCGGCACGCCCTCCTCGCCGCCGTCGGCGACCACTACGTCCACGCGATGACGGCCGCCCTCGACCGGATCGCGGGCGAGACGGCCACGGCCTGGGACACGATCGCCGCCTTCGTCGCCTGGGCCGCCGAGCCGGGGCGCGCCACGCTGGCGAGCGCGCTGGCCGAGCTGCCCGAGGAGGCGTACACGGAGCGGCCCGGGTTCGCCGGCGCGCGGGCCGCCTGGGCCGAGCGCCTCGGCGCGCTCGTCGGCCGGGCCCAGAAGGAGGGCGCGATGCGGCCGGACGTCGGCGTCGCCGACCTCGTCCACCTGCTGAACGTCTTCACCTGCCACCCCGACCGGCTGCCCGCGCCGGTCGCCGCCGACCCGCGCCGCTACCTGCGCCTCATGCTCGACGGCATGAAAGCCACCGGGGCAACGATGCCCTTGTGA
- a CDS encoding NAD(P)H-binding protein — MIVVTGATGSIGRALVAGLRGHDVLAVVRRPAPDLGCAYEPGDLERPESVGRLLSRGDRLFLNSSLWPGFAAAHRAVIDLAARAGVAQVVTVSVRGARPGALLGGGMHGEVDAHLRASGVPYAVLQPTGFMQNLPGEVRDGVMHGSYGPGAVNYIDARDVAAVAAALLTRPAGPGADHVLTGPESLSHARIAERVTAVTGCPVRYVDLPVARMAAHLERQGLPAPAAADLAALIAETGDGRWATRTPAVEQITGRPPRTLDAFLAEHRAAFTG; from the coding sequence ATGATCGTGGTCACCGGAGCCACCGGCTCCATCGGGCGGGCGCTGGTGGCGGGGCTGCGCGGACACGACGTGCTGGCCGTCGTCCGGCGGCCCGCCCCGGACCTCGGGTGCGCGTACGAGCCGGGCGATCTGGAGCGGCCGGAGAGCGTCGGGCGGCTGCTGTCGCGCGGCGACCGGCTGTTCCTCAACAGCTCGCTGTGGCCCGGCTTCGCCGCCGCGCACCGGGCCGTCATCGACCTCGCGGCGCGGGCGGGCGTCGCCCAGGTGGTGACCGTGTCGGTGCGCGGCGCCCGCCCCGGGGCGCTGCTCGGCGGCGGGATGCACGGCGAGGTGGACGCCCACCTGCGCGCGTCGGGGGTGCCGTACGCCGTGCTGCAGCCGACCGGGTTCATGCAGAACCTGCCGGGCGAGGTGAGGGACGGGGTCATGCACGGCTCGTACGGCCCCGGCGCGGTCAACTACATCGACGCCAGGGACGTCGCCGCCGTGGCCGCCGCCCTGCTGACCCGTCCGGCGGGGCCGGGCGCGGACCACGTGCTGACCGGCCCCGAGTCGCTGTCGCACGCGCGGATCGCCGAGCGCGTCACCGCCGTCACCGGTTGCCCCGTCCGCTACGTGGACCTGCCGGTGGCGCGGATGGCGGCCCACCTGGAGCGGCAGGGCCTGCCGGCGCCGGCCGCGGCGGACCTGGCCGCGCTGATCGCCGAGACGGGCGACGGCCGCTGGGCGACGCGCACGCCGGCCGTCGAGCAGATCACCGGACGGCCGCCGCGCACCCTGGACGCCTTCCTCGCCGAGCACCGGGCCGCCTTCACCGGGTGA
- a CDS encoding acVLRF1 family peptidyl-tRNA hydrolase, which produces MSGRPAKGGGRWVVVPPERVHPWIDGFAGRHGPFEADGDERVVRLRARDGALAELHAPFPPMAGGPPYVSRLVAHARAERRVGVFLVRLGGYAAGVFHGEALVASKVGSRLVQGRTAAGGWSQQRFARRRRNQAAQAYDDAVETAVRVLSPHLAELAAVVLGGDRRAVDALRGDRRLAPLLALEAEPFLVVPDPRLAVLRDTPATFRAVRVRVIDPPEPVTR; this is translated from the coding sequence ATGAGCGGGCGTCCGGCCAAGGGCGGTGGCCGGTGGGTGGTGGTGCCGCCGGAGCGCGTGCACCCGTGGATCGACGGGTTCGCCGGGCGGCACGGGCCCTTCGAGGCGGACGGCGACGAGCGGGTCGTGCGGCTGCGGGCCAGGGACGGCGCGCTGGCCGAGCTGCACGCGCCGTTCCCGCCCATGGCGGGCGGGCCGCCGTACGTCAGCCGGCTCGTCGCGCACGCCAGGGCCGAGCGGCGGGTCGGGGTGTTCCTGGTCCGGCTCGGCGGGTACGCGGCGGGCGTCTTCCACGGCGAGGCGCTGGTGGCCTCGAAGGTCGGCTCGCGGCTGGTGCAGGGGCGCACGGCGGCGGGCGGCTGGTCGCAGCAGCGCTTCGCGCGGCGGCGGCGCAACCAGGCGGCCCAGGCGTACGACGACGCCGTGGAAACGGCCGTGCGGGTGCTGTCACCGCACCTGGCCGAGCTGGCGGCCGTCGTGCTCGGCGGCGACCGGCGGGCGGTGGACGCGCTGCGCGGGGACCGGCGGCTCGCGCCGCTGCTGGCGCTGGAGGCGGAGCCGTTCCTCGTCGTGCCCGACCCGAGGCTGGCCGTGCTCCGCGACACCCCGGCGACCTTCCGTGCGGTACGGGTCCGCGTGATCGACCCGCCGGAGCCCGTCACCCGGTGA
- a CDS encoding EAL domain-containing protein: MPTSLLTSPLVDLDTGAVIAHPAAVDPAGGLRASPLPMMLELPVHVLLAGAGALAPLHEALRRAGRHPREAILLITGTCQEQDRPLLRVGLGGLRTIGYLLGFAGVGSEGASLELVAEAAPYLLALDPELVARIPADHRAIAVARSVVTLARGVGAHVMAPGVERESQAAVVRGLGVRLAHGPLLAPGPDGRVRVPLPVADLAPETAMLGPRVQELLIPAVTLPAEAKAEEAVRAFGSEPTVTSVILVDEYQRPKGSLDRSRFLLSFAARFGHALHGQKPAQRLADPPRTVPRTTPAVAAMHAAGRDAGRVYDDLVVTDEMNRCLGIVRVSDLIREVTAATRR, encoded by the coding sequence GTGCCGACCTCCCTGCTCACCAGCCCCTTGGTGGACCTCGACACCGGGGCGGTCATCGCGCACCCCGCGGCCGTGGACCCGGCGGGCGGGCTCCGGGCGAGCCCGCTGCCGATGATGCTGGAGCTGCCCGTCCACGTGCTGCTGGCCGGGGCGGGCGCGCTCGCGCCGCTGCACGAGGCGCTGCGCAGGGCGGGCCGGCACCCGCGCGAGGCGATCCTGCTGATCACCGGGACGTGCCAGGAGCAGGACCGGCCGCTGCTGCGGGTGGGGCTCGGCGGCCTGCGCACCATCGGCTACCTGCTCGGCTTCGCCGGCGTGGGCTCCGAGGGGGCCTCGCTGGAGCTGGTCGCCGAGGCCGCGCCGTACCTGCTGGCGCTGGACCCCGAGCTGGTGGCGCGCATCCCGGCCGACCACCGGGCGATCGCCGTCGCCCGGTCGGTGGTGACGCTGGCGCGCGGCGTCGGCGCGCACGTGATGGCGCCGGGCGTGGAGCGCGAGAGCCAGGCGGCGGTGGTCCGCGGCCTCGGCGTACGCCTCGCGCACGGCCCCCTGCTCGCCCCCGGCCCCGACGGCAGGGTGCGGGTGCCGCTCCCCGTCGCCGACCTCGCCCCGGAGACCGCGATGCTCGGCCCCCGCGTGCAGGAGCTGCTGATCCCCGCCGTGACGCTGCCCGCCGAGGCCAAGGCGGAGGAGGCGGTGCGCGCGTTCGGCTCGGAGCCCACCGTCACCAGCGTGATCCTGGTGGACGAGTACCAGCGTCCCAAGGGCAGCCTGGACCGCAGCCGCTTCCTGCTGTCGTTCGCCGCCCGCTTCGGCCACGCCCTGCACGGCCAGAAGCCCGCCCAGCGCCTGGCCGACCCGCCGCGCACGGTCCCCCGCACCACGCCGGCGGTCGCCGCCATGCACGCGGCGGGCCGCGACGCCGGCCGCGTCTACGACGACCTGGTGGTCACCGACGAGATGAACCGCTGCCTCGGCATCGTCCGCGTCTCGGACCTCATCAGGGAGGTCACCGCGGCCACCCGCCGGTAG
- a CDS encoding response regulator transcription factor, producing the protein MIRVVLAEDQGMVRGALASLLGLEPDIEVVGEAADGAQAVEVAARTRPDIALLDIEMPGTDGLAASAAITREVPGCRVMILTTFGRPGYLRTAMEAGAVAFLVKDSPARELAAAIRRVHAGERVIDPALAAAALSAGPNPLSARERDVLAAAADGSTIGDIAARLHLSEGTVRNYLSSAIQKTHARNRIEAVQRARTQGWL; encoded by the coding sequence GTGATCCGCGTCGTCCTCGCCGAGGACCAGGGCATGGTCCGCGGCGCGCTGGCGTCCCTGCTGGGGCTGGAGCCTGACATCGAGGTGGTGGGCGAGGCCGCGGACGGCGCGCAGGCCGTCGAGGTCGCCGCCCGCACCCGGCCGGACATCGCGCTGCTCGACATCGAGATGCCCGGCACCGACGGCCTGGCCGCCTCGGCGGCGATCACCCGGGAGGTGCCGGGCTGCCGGGTGATGATCCTGACCACGTTCGGGCGTCCCGGCTACCTGCGCACGGCCATGGAGGCGGGGGCGGTGGCCTTCCTCGTCAAGGACAGCCCGGCCAGGGAGCTGGCGGCGGCGATCCGCCGGGTGCACGCGGGGGAGCGGGTGATCGACCCCGCCCTGGCCGCGGCGGCGCTGAGCGCCGGGCCGAACCCGCTGTCGGCGCGCGAGCGCGACGTGCTGGCCGCGGCGGCCGACGGCTCGACCATCGGCGACATCGCGGCCCGGCTGCACCTGTCGGAGGGCACCGTGCGCAACTACCTGTCCTCGGCCATCCAGAAGACCCACGCCCGCAACCGCATCGAGGCCGTGCAGCGCGCCCGCACCCAGGGCTGGCTGTAG
- a CDS encoding sensor histidine kinase codes for MNFAERISFGGENEQPSLWRRLLGISVGLVYLVFPVAEIVTGAITGARAVWAAALLAAFIGLYLATVASAKSFLRRSPWTYPLLAGTTALGVAGALAFGGSWLSLPVYTVVLYGFALPPAMALLAMFANLVVVVGGGLLNHSSADSIIVLGLQVVTLGILFISVRNTRVLTVKLHRAQDEVARLAAAEERLRIARDLHDLLGHSLSLIALKSELAGRLAEGSPEVQREVRDIESVARQALSEVREAVTGYRRRGLVEELDGARAVLAAAGVRARVQVSGTPLPEPADDLLAWAVREGTTNVVRHARAVRCEIKVTYEDGRAILEIMDDGQGGHRGQDGQDGRPFRTGSGLSGLRERVAGAGGEMAAGPGRRGFRLRVEVPA; via the coding sequence ATGAACTTCGCCGAACGGATCAGCTTCGGCGGGGAGAACGAGCAGCCCTCGCTCTGGCGGCGGCTGCTCGGCATCTCCGTGGGGCTGGTCTACCTGGTCTTCCCCGTCGCCGAGATCGTGACCGGCGCGATCACCGGCGCCCGGGCGGTGTGGGCGGCCGCGCTGCTGGCGGCGTTCATCGGGCTGTACCTCGCCACCGTGGCCAGCGCCAAGAGCTTCCTGCGGCGCTCGCCGTGGACGTACCCGCTGCTCGCCGGCACCACCGCGCTCGGGGTCGCCGGCGCGCTGGCCTTCGGCGGCTCCTGGCTGAGCCTGCCGGTCTACACCGTCGTGCTGTACGGCTTCGCGCTGCCGCCCGCGATGGCGCTGCTGGCCATGTTCGCGAACCTGGTCGTGGTCGTCGGCGGCGGCCTGCTCAACCACAGCAGCGCCGACTCCATCATCGTCCTCGGGCTGCAGGTGGTGACGCTCGGCATCCTGTTCATCAGCGTCCGCAACACCCGGGTGCTCACGGTGAAGCTGCACCGGGCGCAGGACGAGGTGGCCCGGCTGGCGGCCGCCGAGGAACGCCTGCGCATCGCCCGCGACCTGCACGACCTGCTCGGCCACAGCCTGTCGCTGATCGCGCTGAAGAGCGAGCTGGCCGGGCGGCTCGCGGAGGGCTCGCCCGAGGTGCAGCGCGAGGTCAGGGACATCGAGAGCGTGGCCAGGCAGGCCCTGTCGGAGGTGCGCGAGGCCGTCACCGGCTACCGGCGGCGCGGCCTGGTCGAGGAGCTGGACGGGGCCAGAGCGGTGCTGGCCGCGGCCGGGGTGCGGGCGCGGGTGCAGGTGTCGGGCACACCCCTGCCGGAGCCGGCCGACGACCTGCTGGCCTGGGCGGTGCGCGAGGGCACCACGAACGTCGTGCGGCACGCGCGGGCGGTCCGGTGCGAGATCAAGGTGACGTACGAGGACGGACGGGCCATCCTGGAGATCATGGACGACGGGCAGGGCGGGCACCGCGGGCAGGACGGGCAGGACGGGCGGCCGTTCCGGACGGGCAGCGGGCTGTCGGGGCTCCGCGAGCGAGTCGCGGGCGCGGGCGGCGAGATGGCCGCCGGGCCCGGCCGGCGCGGGTTCCGGCTGCGCGTGGAGGTGCCCGCGTGA
- a CDS encoding ABC transporter permease has translation MLFYAKTEALRMLRNRRYLIFVVIFPVVLYLINANIYGKQTDDQGVPYALILMVSMAAYGALASSMMSSAVPWATERQSGWLRQLQITPLPGWAIVATKLCTALLLVLPSLLLVSVVAIVQQGVSMPPARWAGLLLAMWLGTIPFIALGLAIGSTLSADAAQPAAMLCMFALAIAGGLWFPPEIFGSTMKTIADITPSYHYAALGWSVAGGHGLGLADVLVVAGWGAVLGLAAAYLYRRATVRA, from the coding sequence ATGCTCTTCTACGCCAAGACCGAGGCGCTGCGCATGCTGCGCAACCGGCGCTACCTCATCTTCGTGGTGATCTTCCCGGTCGTGCTCTACCTGATCAACGCCAACATCTACGGCAAGCAGACCGACGACCAGGGCGTCCCGTACGCGCTGATCCTCATGGTGTCGATGGCCGCCTACGGGGCGCTGGCCTCGTCCATGATGAGCTCGGCCGTGCCGTGGGCCACCGAGCGCCAGTCGGGCTGGCTGCGCCAGCTCCAGATCACCCCGCTGCCCGGCTGGGCGATCGTCGCGACCAAGCTGTGCACCGCGCTGCTGCTGGTGCTGCCGTCGCTGCTGCTGGTCAGCGTCGTCGCGATCGTGCAGCAGGGCGTGTCGATGCCGCCCGCGCGCTGGGCGGGGCTGCTGCTGGCCATGTGGCTCGGCACGATCCCGTTCATCGCGCTCGGCCTGGCCATCGGCTCGACGCTGTCGGCCGACGCCGCCCAGCCGGCCGCCATGTTGTGCATGTTCGCCCTCGCCATCGCGGGCGGCCTGTGGTTCCCGCCGGAGATCTTCGGCAGCACCATGAAGACCATCGCGGACATCACCCCGTCCTACCACTACGCGGCGCTCGGCTGGAGCGTCGCCGGCGGGCACGGGCTCGGACTCGCCGACGTGCTGGTCGTCGCCGGATGGGGAGCGGTGCTCGGCCTCGCCGCCGCCTACCTCTACCGGCGGGCTACCGTGCGGGCATGA
- a CDS encoding ABC transporter ATP-binding protein, with amino-acid sequence MDAITFDHVSKHYGDVLAVADLSLAIEPGSTVALLGPNGAGKSTSINLLLGLLRPSSGQVLVHGRDPGAAVRDGEMGGMLQSGELIPELTVKELVDLVRRLYPRPLPLDDILRLADLGDLAGRRANKLSGGQTQRVRFALAIAGAPRILLLDEPTAAMDVESRLRFWAGMHDYAAGGRTVLFATHYLEEADAHADRVLVIARGQLAADGTAAEIKAGVGGQTVRFTLGEQPAAGLDRLPGVTAVEVVDGVVTLHTADPDATLSGLYRGTTLDVRHVQLSGADLEAAFLALTRES; translated from the coding sequence ATGGACGCCATCACGTTCGATCACGTCAGCAAGCACTACGGGGACGTGCTCGCCGTCGCCGATCTCTCCCTCGCCATCGAGCCCGGCTCGACGGTGGCGCTGCTCGGCCCCAACGGGGCCGGCAAGTCCACCTCGATCAACCTGCTGCTCGGCCTGCTGCGCCCGAGCTCCGGCCAGGTCCTCGTGCACGGCCGCGACCCCGGCGCCGCGGTCCGCGACGGCGAGATGGGCGGCATGCTGCAGAGCGGCGAGCTCATCCCCGAGCTCACCGTCAAGGAGCTGGTGGACCTGGTCCGCCGCCTCTACCCGCGGCCGCTGCCCCTGGACGACATCCTGCGCCTGGCCGACCTCGGCGACCTGGCCGGGCGGCGGGCCAACAAGCTGTCCGGCGGCCAGACCCAGCGCGTGCGCTTCGCCCTGGCCATCGCCGGGGCGCCCAGGATCCTGCTGCTCGACGAGCCGACCGCGGCCATGGACGTGGAGTCCCGGCTGCGCTTCTGGGCCGGCATGCACGACTACGCCGCCGGCGGGCGGACCGTGCTGTTCGCCACCCACTACCTGGAGGAGGCCGACGCGCACGCCGACCGGGTGCTCGTCATCGCCCGCGGGCAGCTGGCCGCCGACGGCACGGCCGCCGAGATCAAGGCCGGCGTGGGCGGCCAGACCGTCCGCTTCACCCTCGGCGAGCAGCCCGCCGCCGGGCTCGACCGGCTGCCCGGCGTCACCGCCGTCGAGGTCGTCGACGGCGTCGTCACGCTGCACACCGCCGACCCCGACGCCACCCTGTCCGGGCTCTACCGCGGCACCACGCTCGACGTGCGGCACGTCCAGCTCTCCGGCGCCGACCTCGAAGCCGCCTTCCTCGCCCTCACCAGGGAGTCCTGA